A genomic segment from Schistocerca piceifrons isolate TAMUIC-IGC-003096 chromosome 4, iqSchPice1.1, whole genome shotgun sequence encodes:
- the LOC124796235 gene encoding uncharacterized protein LOC124796235 gives MAMRPLNDRELEEIVNASPDEGSLSEFEDHISNASESECSDDSYDSPQPIQNSVETFLSKNGNIEWQLHPPAQHGRLPASNIIKSTPGVTRYAVSRISDVKCSFEAVFHTALQNEIIEMTNIEGQRVYGEQWTDIDGSVFHAYLGLLLLAGVYRSHGESTKSLWDKDTGRNIFRATMSHETFCKISRVLRFDKKSTREERRRTDKLAAIRSIWENKTSYVLKAQIYTGKVSGAAPERNQGMRVVSDLTSELRGQNITCDNFFTSYNLGQLLLKRKLTMLGTIRKNKPELPHKMTNKEVHSSSFYFTNDTTVVNYIPKRHKNVVLMSTLHHDAEISDRADKKPKMILDYNSTKGAVDTLDQLLGTYTCKRKSNRWPMIVFYNILDVSAYNAYVLWISVDPNWNASKLTRRRIFLEELGKSLIKEHIASRTHFPRTEDSLRMVTSIQNPNDVGGVSESVTTRKSTKRARCKFCPSSNDNKTNMVCGKCSKHICKKHVTYLCPQCKQYWNRTTMSIAKTVPKFMFLKHFDMSGHIDPNSIYVK, from the exons atggcgatgagaccattgaatgatcgtgagttggaagaaatagtaaatgcctcaccagatgaaggatcactttctgagtttgaagatcacatcagcaatgcatctgaaagcgagtgttccgatgacagttacgacagtccacagcccatacaaaatagtgtagagacttttctttctaaaaatgggaatatagaatggcagttgcatccaccagcacaacatggtcgcctaccagcttcgaacatcatcaagagtaccccaggagttaccaggtatgcagtcagcagaatatctgatgtaaaatgttcatttgaagcagtatttcacacagcgcttcaaaatgaaataatagagatgacaaatattgaagggcagcgagtttatggtgaacagtggacagatattgatggttctgttttccatgcatacttaggactcttactcctagcgggtgtatatcgatctcatggggagtctacaaaaagtttgtgggataaagatactgggcgaaacatatttcgagcaaccatgtctcatgaaacattctgtaagatatcacgtgtcctgcgatttgacaagaaatctactagagaggaaagacgacgtactgacaaacttgccgcaattcgtagtatttgggagaa caaaacttcatacgtactgaaagcccaaatttatacaggaaaggtgagtggagcggcaccagaaagaaatcagggaatgagggtggtatctgatctcacttctgagttacgtggtcagaatatcacgtgtgacaacttttttacgtcgtacaatttggggcagctgcttctgaaaaggaaattgactatgttgggaactatacggaaaaataagccggagcttccacacaaaatgaccaacaaggaggtacacagctcttcattttacttcacaaatgacactactgtggttaattatattcctaagagacacaagaatgttgtacttatgagcactctccaccatgatgcggaaatcagtgacagggctgataagaagccaaaaatgattttggactataattcaaccaaaggtgctgtagacacgcttgatcagttattaggtacatatacatgcaaacgaaaaagtaataggtggccaatgatagttttctacaatattcttgatgtttctgcttataatgcatacgttttgtggatttcggttgaccctaattggaatgcaagcaaattgactagaaggagaatattcttggaggaacttggaaagtcactgataaaagaacatattgcatcaagaacgcatttcccaagaacagaagattctttgagaatggtcacaagcatccaaaacccgaatgatgtgggtggtgtgtcagaatcggtaacaacaagaaaatctacaaaacgtgcacgctgtaagttctgtccatcaagtaatgacaataaaacaaacatggtgtgtggaaaatgtagtaaacatatttgcaagaaacatgtaacctacttgtgtccacagtgcaagca gtactggaatagaacaacaatgtcgatagctaaaactgtaccaaaatttatgtttctaaagcattttgatatgtcgggtcatattgacccgaacagtatatatgtcaagtaa